Proteins encoded by one window of Candidatus Omnitrophota bacterium:
- a CDS encoding P-II family nitrogen regulator, translating into MKLVTAIIQPHRLEEVKKELYAAQVNLITVSEVLGHGRQIGVDEFYRGVKEIGNLLRKVRIDIAVNEDFVEPTVKAIIKGARTGKIGDGKIFVVDLPRCIRIRTGEEGSKAIG; encoded by the coding sequence ATGAAATTGGTCACTGCCATCATCCAGCCGCACCGGCTGGAGGAAGTTAAAAAAGAATTATACGCCGCGCAGGTGAACCTCATCACCGTGTCCGAAGTCCTGGGTCACGGCCGCCAGATCGGCGTGGATGAGTTTTACCGCGGGGTCAAGGAAATCGGTAATTTGTTGCGCAAGGTCCGGATAGATATCGCGGTCAACGAGGACTTCGTTGAGCCGACGGTCAAGGCCATCATCAAAGGTGCCCGCACGGGCAAGATCGGCGACGGCAAGATCTTCGTCGTGGACCTGCCGCGCTGCATCCGTATCCGCACCGGTGAAGAAGGGTCCAAGGCCATCGGGTAG
- a CDS encoding glutamine synthetase III encodes MKEVLSPKAYESIARTIQEGGKLDQGIADEVAEAMKKWAIAKGATHFTHWFQPLTGTTAEKHDSFIAWDGQGGVVLSFSGKELIQGEPDASSFPSGGLRATFEARGYTGWDPTSPAFIKEGPEGATLCIPTFYIGYHGEALDKKTPLLRSMKALSKQICRLAELFGIDTKGKRAYCTVGPEQEYFLIDKAHFQARLDLIETGRTLFGLKPAKHQQQEDHYFGAIKPRIMAFMEDLDRTLWKLAVPAKTRHNEVAPAQYEIAPIYEDLNTGIDHHMMMMEIMRTLADKRGLVCLLHEKPFAGINGSGKHNNWSVVGPDGKNWLYPGKTPHENAKFLTTLCAIIKAVDTYADLLRASVASAGNDHRLGANEAPPAIVSIFLGEQLYDICEQIEKGGAKSSKQGGILHVGVDSLPPLARDTTDRNRTSPFAFTGAKFEFRAVGSNQNPSAANMVLNTIVADAISDICDQLEADKKAGKDFNASLQKVLQEIIKKHKRVLFNGDNYIPEWHAEAKKRGLPNLKNTPEALEVLKEKKNIRVLVKHGVLSEKELASRYEINKHAYKTVVALEGDCASTMARTQLIPAAVSYQMELAETIKTVGSGGKTTGVKKLLKEVSRLVDEALSCADGLDAALTAHDAAKTNAGMVKLREAVDALEALVPANLWPLPSYAEMLLMNA; translated from the coding sequence ATGAAGGAAGTCCTTTCGCCCAAGGCCTATGAATCCATTGCCCGGACCATTCAAGAAGGCGGCAAATTAGACCAGGGCATTGCTGACGAAGTGGCCGAGGCCATGAAGAAATGGGCCATTGCCAAGGGGGCCACCCACTTTACGCACTGGTTCCAGCCCTTGACTGGCACGACCGCTGAAAAGCACGATTCTTTTATCGCCTGGGACGGCCAAGGGGGCGTTGTTTTAAGTTTTTCCGGCAAAGAGCTCATCCAGGGCGAACCGGACGCGTCTTCGTTCCCGTCGGGGGGCTTGCGCGCGACTTTTGAGGCCCGCGGTTATACTGGCTGGGACCCGACATCCCCGGCTTTTATCAAAGAAGGCCCGGAAGGCGCGACGTTGTGCATCCCGACGTTTTACATCGGCTATCACGGCGAAGCCCTGGACAAAAAGACGCCTTTATTGCGTTCCATGAAAGCCCTCTCCAAACAGATCTGCCGTCTGGCCGAACTGTTCGGCATTGACACCAAGGGCAAACGTGCTTACTGCACCGTCGGCCCCGAGCAGGAATATTTCCTTATTGACAAGGCCCATTTTCAGGCCCGTTTGGACCTGATCGAGACCGGCCGCACGCTCTTCGGTCTCAAGCCGGCCAAACACCAGCAACAGGAAGACCATTATTTCGGCGCCATCAAACCGCGCATCATGGCGTTCATGGAAGACCTGGACCGCACCCTGTGGAAACTCGCGGTCCCGGCAAAAACACGCCACAATGAAGTGGCCCCGGCCCAGTATGAGATCGCCCCGATCTACGAAGATCTCAACACCGGCATTGACCATCACATGATGATGATGGAGATCATGCGCACCCTGGCCGACAAGCGCGGGCTTGTCTGTTTATTGCATGAAAAACCGTTCGCCGGCATCAATGGTTCCGGCAAGCACAACAATTGGTCTGTTGTCGGTCCCGACGGAAAGAACTGGCTTTATCCGGGAAAGACCCCGCACGAGAACGCCAAATTCTTGACCACTTTGTGCGCGATCATCAAGGCGGTGGACACCTATGCCGATCTTTTGCGCGCCTCGGTCGCTTCCGCCGGCAATGATCACCGTTTGGGCGCCAATGAAGCGCCCCCGGCCATCGTTTCCATCTTTTTGGGCGAGCAGTTATACGATATTTGCGAGCAGATCGAAAAGGGAGGGGCCAAATCCTCCAAACAGGGCGGTATTCTGCATGTCGGCGTTGATTCCCTGCCTCCTTTGGCCAGAGACACCACCGACCGCAACCGCACCTCGCCGTTCGCTTTCACCGGCGCTAAATTTGAATTCCGCGCGGTCGGTTCCAACCAGAACCCTTCCGCCGCCAACATGGTGCTCAACACCATCGTCGCGGACGCCATCAGCGACATCTGCGACCAACTGGAAGCCGACAAGAAAGCCGGTAAGGATTTCAACGCTTCTTTGCAGAAGGTCCTGCAGGAGATCATCAAGAAACACAAGCGCGTGCTGTTCAACGGGGACAATTACATTCCCGAGTGGCATGCCGAGGCCAAGAAGCGCGGTTTGCCCAATTTGAAAAATACGCCCGAAGCCCTGGAAGTCCTCAAGGAAAAAAAGAACATCCGGGTGCTCGTCAAGCACGGCGTTTTATCGGAAAAAGAGCTCGCGTCCCGCTATGAGATCAATAAACACGCTTACAAGACCGTGGTCGCCCTCGAGGGCGATTGCGCGTCCACCATGGCGCGCACGCAATTGATCCCCGCGGCCGTTTCCTATCAAATGGAATTGGCCGAAACGATCAAGACCGTGGGCAGCGGCGGCAAAACCACAGGCGTCAAGAAATTGCTTAAGGAGGTCTCCCGGCTGGTGGATGAGGCCTTGTCCTGCGCTGATGGTTTGGACGCGGCTTTGACCGCACATGACGCGGCCAAGACCAATGCCGGTATGGTCAAACTGCGTGAGGCCGTGGATGCTCTGGAAGCGCTGGTCCCGGCCAATCTGTGGCCTTTGCCGTCCTACGCGGAAATGCTTTTGATGAATGCGTAG